The region TCCCCCGGGTCTCGAGATCCCGCTCGCGGTGCGTCAGGgatgtccaaaaaaaaaaacaagccaGAAGAAACgcttttttccgaaaaatttttatcatcccaAATTCGGAGTCGTGGAGAACGGAAAAACTGGATCGCCGGTTCTCACGTTTCCCtcgattttcgttatttttttttgactttctGCCGCTCGAATTTCGATgcgcttttgtttttttcgcaaaatcgAACGCCGGGCGTCAAGCGTTTCGACGTTCAACTTTTTCGAGTAGctaaggagagagagagagagagagagagagagagagagagagagagaagaacgaAAGAGGCGCGAGCTCGACGAAAAACTTACGGACGGTACTGTACGGGTTCGTGAGGCGGCCGGTAGGAAACTTTTGCGATTCACTGTACACTCGCGGTTGTTTACATTTTAACCGAACAGCGTTGCCAAGTGTGGAGACCTGTTGATCGTCGACGCCGCCGAAGAAGCGAAACGCGAGGATGACGACGCTCGCGGTTTTCCAGATCCGACTCCGCCGTTACCCTCCCGTAGTCGTCGATTCAGCTTCACCTAGAGCTTTGATTTtggttgaagagaaaaacgaaatgaaaaaaaaaaaacaaatgaaaaaataacgcgacAAAAATGCGCGAACGACATGCGGCCGAGATAAGGTCGCGGAGGGCGACGATCGGAGAGTTTCGGTAATCCGAAAATTAATCTCATTGTCTtccttttatctctctctctctctctctctgtctttctctctctctctctctccctcgctctctctctctctctctcttctcgacgaaacgaaacgaaacgaaaatctcTCGACTTTCAATCGCTCtggaaaagtttgaaataatCGCTGAAACTCCCGTACACATATGCGTACATCgtaaatatacatagatgtacAACAATGTACATGTGTTCGACGAACTCCCGCGCGTTTTTTTACAGCCGGTAGACGACACACGGCGTAACGCgactcgacaaaaaaaaaaatatatatatatacatatatatatatatacacatatcgcGACACACAGATTAGgaattataatatttgattAACGATAAGAAATCGAGAGACACGATACATGTGTGACTTGTAAtccacacatacgtatatatacacacgtacattctgtacatacctatgcgcACGCGTTGTACATATATCCGTATacaatgtatgtacgcgttatgtatttgaaattcggGTGAGAAGAAGCACGTAAGATACAGCGTAAGTGTAGTACGATCGAGTTTTcgagatacacgtatactcgGCGACAAAATTTTTGACAATCGTTACGGGGGCTCCGCGAAACGTGCGAAAACCCTCGCGGCGGCCATTTTGAAGACGACGATTTCGCTCCACAAAATGGCGCTCTCGAAATTTATTACcgccatgtttttttttttgttgccacGCTCCGCCGAGAAGTTGGAGGAaaaacttatttttctcccaaaGTTTTCGCGACTGGGGGCGTTCGAcctcgatgaaaaatgacctcgagaataatttttcaaggacCATTTCCGCAGCGGAGTTTTCGACCTTCTTCAACGCTTTCGCGaggtatgatttttatttcgccaatttttcaccgagtcATGGATATCAACACTCGGCAAACAATCGGCGTTTCATTTCGCGGTGTCCTGCGGCGCGCGTTTCATATAATTTTGTACGCGATTGTACGCGTAATCGCTGCGATACGAATTACCCCCGGCTCTTTTCTTTCCCGCCGTTTTCCTTCGGACGGACGGATATCATATCGCTCGCCTGATTTTCTAGTTTTTGACTCTGTTTTTGActctatttttgttattttcttctctttttcagatCGTCCAGCTAAGTCCGGAGGAAAAGCGCGCGCGGCCACACGCCGTACCGACCGCTTGTCCTGTTCACCCATTTCCGAAGGACCTCGTCGAAGCGTGACCGAATATACGCCAGACGTaagtacttacgtacgtacacctatgtgtaGGTACTTCGATTTTCACGATGATTTATAacgcgcggtatacgtatagatatgtacgtacgagagGCAGTGGGACGCGCACGCCTCGccggtgtataggtatgtgtatcaTGTGCCATTAGATACGTTTCCAAACATAAAACGAGGTACATCAGTGCCTCGATTACATggacacatatatgtacacatgctTTTTTATAACATGTATTTACATAGAAACGCTGCAAAATGAATCTCATAACCCCCGAGTTACGAGTACATGTACACgcctgtacatatacatatacatatacatatacatatatacatatatatatgtatatgtatatgtatatatatatatacgtgcgcaCATATTTGCAATGTGATATCCGCGGACTGGCGCCGATAACGATGATGTTTCTTTACGTATGCGCGAGGAGTCATGTACACACGTGAGTCTTAGAAGCGGGGGACGCCATCGCTGCCTGCGTCCGACGGAcaataaaattccgaaagacgaaaaatcgtcctcggcgattttttttatcggacgCCCCGATATTTAATCATCAATGAAAATAGCGGGAGCCAATGGGACGTAACCTAACCTGTCGCGGTCAGCTGTTACCTCCCCTCCATTTTGTCTTGCCGCTGTAGAGCGCACCCCATTGGCTGCTGCTATTTTCATTGATAATTAACCATCCGGACGTCAGATAAAAAATTGGTTGAGGACTTTTCGTtacggaatttttttgctaCGTCGGATGGAAAGGTGGGTACGGTTACTTCCGGGCCACCCGGTACATGTGGGTCCCTGAGGTTtcttgattgaaattttttgatccaaaaatcgacaaaatttcgtCCTCGtatacgatttatttttattggtcgtttgtattttttccctcggttTGGGCGAacgtctgattttttttttctaatttttgaaaagcgaCGACGCAACGAAAACGcttccaaagaaaaaaaaaaaaaagaactaaaaaatttgacgaaatgtcgggaaaaaaaaaaaccgaacacaAATGGCGTAACGCGGCGTATAACGAATTTTTGTGAAACACCccgtataatgtatgtatacgtatcataTATGTGCATGTGAACGAGAAAAGCAGACCCCGCGCACtggtctatatatatatatataatatatgtatatgtatatgtatatagtgtACCGAAAAGAAACTACACGACGAagactcgaagaaaaaatgagaagaaaaaagcgaaggaaaaggaaaaagaaacgttaGAAAATAatgtggggggtggggggcagGGGAAAAACGACAACGACCGAAGAGACGTAGTTGAATAGcagaaacaaaaccaaaaaatcgaataaaaataaaaatagagaacagaaaacagaaaacagaaaacaaaaccGACCAACAGACGAAATGGTTTTGTGGAACTGTATAACGCGTATATAGTACTGGCTGCAGCAGCTCCTCTGGATGAATGTGTGGCCGATGGTTCtgctttttttgcttcttcttcttctcctctgttttttttttttttcccttttttctttttctttttgcttcttctgctcatgctgctgctgccgctgcgcTGCTGCACTGTGTCCAAAATGATAAGGAGTTTATCGTATCCGGCTCTAATATTATacccatatatacataggtatacatgtatatatatatatttatgcgcatgtatatacgtttttttcctctacatatatacgtacacacgtggaGCTGCGATGGCTAGGCATTTTTTATCTCCCGAGTCACACAGGGTTTATGTATACgccacgtacgtgtacatatgtgttaaggtatataaatataaatacgatGATAACACTCGTGTAAcctaatattttctatttgtcattgcacgtatatatacgaaaacatgtgcgtgtgtgcgtgtgtgtgtggaaAAGCGTGATACAATTATTGTACGAATAATTTCCATCGCGCGAGAAAttagtacataggtatatcgcaTAGAGgggtatgtgtatacctatgtacacgtcCCGGTCTggttttttgatattttttccggtcagtaatttgtttgtttcgccgtttgttttttctgcaaattttgcaaaaatcaaaatacgtatttTGTGTACATAGAAATCTATGTGCTTCCTGAGACCGGTACATACCTCCGACTAGCGTTTCGTGGATAGAAATTTGTCTGTCTTCTGCCTTTcgctaaaaattttcggttcgcgtttcgaaaatcttttatttcgattatgtGTAGAGTGaggtacatgtgtatatgcGGTATTTACCTATGTACTCCGCACCTGCTGCACGATATTATACGCGAACCTgaaattatgtattatatatgtacgtataggcgatgatattttcttttttctccaaaattcttttttcctccatttttcaaaagtcaaTTGTCACTCCCaccgaaaccaaaaaaaaaaaaaagagaaaaaaaataacacccGTTTCCATTCGACGAAAAgaatgaggaagaaaaaaaaaaaggaagaaaagaaagaaaaagaaaaacgaggagaatgatcaattgagaaaagaaagatatatatacctacgtatacgatGCGGTTGCCCGGATGCGCGTCCTTTGTCAAAAACCCTTGAAGGGCTACGTGAACCTCAAGTTTATGCGAGACCTGCACCATACCGTTGCCCTTgcggtcctttttttttctccctttttccctttttcctcctttttttttcgtctgctTTTTACGAGTAcctaatttttctccaacgaTCCTCGAGTACAAGGTACATACGTCTGCAGGTTCCTATTTACTCATAAATtgcggtatacatatgtactcaaTGTACATAatgaaacgatttttcaaaaagaaaaaaaaaaaaaatcatcctcgtcgtcgatgcttgttcgatgtttttttcttttttcatcaaattttattcctcatttatttttttcccccaattctaaaataaggaaaatacacgtaaacaaaaaacgacaggattcttttctcctttttttttctctttttaattcgaaaaatcccTTCCAAAATTCGAGTAGcgtcgcgataaaaaaaaaaaaaacttatcaaaaaattatatttctctgcgaggaaaaaaaaatggaagaatcaaaatatgaaaaactgGGCGAAAAAATCAGCCAGGAtccgatttttcgtttctgttcAGCGTGCAGCGCGACTTCCTctcgccccccctccccccccctcctcaaTTCCTCCACCTACCCTCGAGTGTACGTCTGGACGGGCGTCTCATGGCGAGGAAAACATGACGAGACGGATAGGGGGAGGGACCTTGAGAAAACGCTGTACGGGGTCCCGTCTGCAGCGTCCGCACGACTCTTACCATGGCAGTCCCAAGTCCGAAGTAGGTATAGAGTAAGATTCACCCCAGATAACTTTCGACCCCCGGGGTCGCCCGCCTCGCTCCTCGACTCCTCGACTCGTACGTTTGTTTTTAGCAGGTCGAAAATTCGTACGCCCCTGGCGCCCCGCTGTCCGCCCACGTGACGCGCGAGagataaaaacaaaaggagatCCCATTCTTTCGAAAACTCCTAGAGAATGTGGGTACGGGTTAGGTTGGAAAAGGTACATAACGGACAAACGAAattgccctttttttttttttcaatcgaaatatttccggttttctttcttttttccttttctttttttttcaacttcggtAATTTTCACGTGGCGACGTTCCGTTTGTTGTCGTTGAAtaagttttcttatttttcaaaattcctcaactttttttcttttctcacttcgtttttcttcgatcgatttttcaatcgtagCGTATATTCGTTGGATCTACGGGTTTTGCgcgacggtggaaaaaaaaaacaaaaaattcgacCTTACTTTcgactttgaataattttgtctatatactatatatttattcataatccGATCAAATGTCAGTGTCGACTGCGCGTACACGCGTGCGTATCGCGTGTCGGTGCGCGTTtaatattcgtcaatttttcgaatcgaatcgaatcgcgtttggttttttcattttattgttttttttttttttttctgtctattaCAGAGACGCgccaaacgacgacgacgacgtgtagCATGAAGTAGGTAGGCGGGTTTTACGACGTTATCCGATTTTCGAAgaagaatcatttttttcgcattaaAATCTTAGAAAATctcttcgaaaaaatatcgtcgtcgtcggaaatttttcgagcctGGGGTATTATTTACCCAtagcgcgtcgcgtcgtcggaTTTTCGTTCGTGCGAACAGGAACGCGTTGACGCGGCAAAACGCCGACTTCAGGGGGTCCCGGGAGTCGGGCGCGCGAACCCGACGAGTTTTCGAAAACTCGAGAATCGCGCGCCGCGCTCCCCTTCGTTATTCGAACGTCGCCGCGTCGGCGGCCATCTTCTCGCGGCGTCCTACCGTTGGTCGGCGCCCCGCGGTGTTCGGGAAGCTTCGGGGCGGACGCCATCTTGCGCGTCGCTTCGGGGGCGCTCGGCCGCGCAGCCGCCATCTTGGGCCGCCATGTTGCGCGCCCCGAGTTCGCCCTCCGGTTCGCGCGTGTTCGGCGGTATCCGGTTTTTACGTCCTCTCCTCCCACCTCACCCCACCGGCGAGCTAAGAACCGCGCTTGTTTACCGAGAGATATGCACAGCGTATACAGAAGTCAGAGgtaatacatacgtgtattttatattatattccgcCGCCTATCAGTATGCGATTTAATACCCCGGCTCGGTGACGTCATTTCCATACCCGACCGAAGTCCACACAGCCTACCCGGCGCGACTCGCTACCAGGCGCGACTCGTTTGCCCGGCAAACAACTTCGACTCGATTCCGACTGCTCTCCTTCGCGCGTTCGATTCGAAGACgcctttttctcgttttccgaAGATTTTCCGCCCCCCCCCGTATTTTTCCTACGTTCGTTTTTCGTCGGCCGGTTCGATTCGggggaagaaaagtaataatactCTCCGTAATTGTTTTTCCGTCAAATGTTTTTACACCGTACGTAAAATGGCCGATCACGTGAATTTCTATGTACACACAAAACGCAGGCaatgttata is a window of Athalia rosae chromosome 8, iyAthRosa1.1, whole genome shotgun sequence DNA encoding:
- the LOC105686611 gene encoding uncharacterized protein LOC105686611 isoform X4 — translated: MTSRIIFQGPFPQRSFRPSSTLSRDRPAKSGGKARAATRRTDRLSCSPISEGPRRSVTEYTPDTERRTFCIVVHIHDTWAEIDTHHLTSSVCPM
- the LOC105686611 gene encoding uncharacterized protein LOC105686611 isoform X8, translating into MGDRPAKSGGKARAATRRTDRLSCSPISEGPRRSVTEYTPDTERRTFCIVVHIHDTWAEIDTHHLTSSVCPM
- the LOC105686611 gene encoding uncharacterized protein LOC105686611 isoform X7 yields the protein MGWLRPTDRPAKSGGKARAATRRTDRLSCSPISEGPRRSVTEYTPDTERRTFCIVVHIHDTWAEIDTHHLTSSVCPM